A stretch of Prunus dulcis chromosome 6, ALMONDv2, whole genome shotgun sequence DNA encodes these proteins:
- the LOC117630270 gene encoding crooked neck-like protein 1, giving the protein MIREKVILCVTALLVGDSKKYYPRYMRVSLPNWQGWLSFIKFELRYNEVERARAIFERFVQCHPKVGAWIRYAKFEMKNGDVARARNVYERAVEIMGNDEEAEQLFVAFAEFEERCKETDRARRVYKFALDHIPKQRVEDLYKKFVGLEKQYGDRQGIEDAIVGKRRFQYQDGVRKNPLNYDSWFDYIRLEESAGNKDRIREVYERAIANVPPVPEKRYWQRYIYLWINYALYEELDAGDMERARNVYRECLQVIPHKKFSFAKIWLLAAGFEIRQLNLEGARKIHGTAIGKSPKDKIFKKYIEIELNLGNFDRCRKLYEKYLHWSPENCYAWTKYAELEKSLCETERTRAVFELAIAQPALDMPELLWKAYIGFELSEGEFERTRELYERLLDRTKHLKVWISYAKFEASAIVGAMCSEDQDQDYLREQTKQCVQRVRRIFEKAFNYFRTSAPELKEERCILLEEMLNVEASFGDLCDVSLVQSKLPKKLKKRRPIVTEDGPAGYEEYIDYSFPEEAHTQNLKILEAAYMWKK; this is encoded by the coding sequence CAAGGCTGGCTCTCCTTCATCAAGTTTGAGCTTCGCTATAATGAGGTCGAGCGTGCTAGAGCGATTTTCGAGCGTTTCGTGCAATGTCATCCGAAAGTTGGTGCTTGGATTCGGTATgccaagtttgagatgaagaatGGTGACGTTGCGAGGGCAAGAAATGTATATGAGAGAGCAGTGGAGATCATGGGCAATGATGAGGAGGCCGAGCAGTTATTTGTGGCCTTCGCTGAATTTGAGGAGCGGTGCAAAGAAACTGATAGAGCAAGGCGTGTTTATAAATTTGCACTTGATCATATACCCAAACAAAGGGTTGAGGATTTGTATAAAAAGTTTGTGGGTTTGGAGAAGCAATATGGAGATAGACAAGGCATTGAGGATGCGATTGTGGGAAAGAGGAGATTTCAATATCAAGACGGGGTTAGGAAGAATCCTCTTAATTACGATTCCTGGTTTGATTATATAAGGCTAGAAGAGAGTGCAGGAAATAAGGACAGAATTAGAGAAGTCTATGAGAGAGCTATTGCTAATGTTCCTCCTGTGCCGGAGAAGCGGTATTGGCAGCGCTACATTTACTTGTGGATCAATTATGCACTATATGAGGAGCTTGATGCTGGAGACATGGAACGTGCACGAAATGTATATAGGGAATGCCTTCAAGTGATTCCTCACAAGAAGTTTTCATTTGCAAAAATATGGCTTCTCGCTGCCGGTTTTGAGATACGACAGCTGAATCTCGAGGGTGCACGCAAGATCCATGGTACTGCAATAGGCAAGTCACCTAAAGATAAGATATTTAAGAAGTATATTGAGATTGAGCTGAACCTTGGGAATTTTGATCGATGTCGGAAATTGTATGAAAAGTATCTGCATTGGTCCCCAGAAAATTGCTATGCGTGGACCAAGTATGCAGAGTTAGAGAAATCTTTGTGTGAGACAGAACGGACTAGGGCGGTTTTTGAACTTGCCATCGCCCAACCAGCACTTGACATGCCTGAATTGTTGTGGAAGGCATACATTGGCTTTGAACTATCAGAGGGTGAATTTGAGAGAACTAGAGAACTTTACGAGAGACTCCTAGACCGAACAAAACATCTAAAGGTGTGGATCAGTTATGCGAAATTTGAGGCATCTGCTATAGTGGGAGCAATGTGTTCAGAAGACCAGGATCAGGATTATCTTCGCGAACAAACGAAGCAATGTGTTCAGCGTGTTCGAAGAATATTTGAGAAAGCTTTTAACTATTTTAGAACTTCAGCACCTGAGTTGAAGGAAGAACGATGTATCTTGCTTGAAGAAATGTTGAATGTGGAGGCTAGCTTTGGAGATCTCTGTGATGTTAGCTTAGTCCAGTCTAAGCTTCCTAAGAAACTTAAGAAGCGGAGGCCAATAGTAACCGAAGATGGCCCTGCTGGATATGAGGAATACATTGATTACAGCTTTCCAGAAGAAGCACATACCCAAAACCTCAAGATATTGGAAGCTGCCTACATGTGGAAAAAGTGA